The following are from one region of the Streptomyces fradiae genome:
- a CDS encoding ROK family protein: protein MRATSGRTVRDLRRENRTTVLRRLYFDGPMSRFALGPATGLSSGSVSNVVAELAAEGLVEEAGSVDSAGGRPRTLLRISPGSGCMIGVDVGETRVRIELFDLTLTELARTERPLAVDAAEPPARYEVGVVVGHIRDGIAEVLDTAGVAPERLLGVGVGVPGIVAHGGPEGAVVHGQTIGWDAVPLERLLRETGALPATVPYRIDNGARTMGQAELWFGAGRGARSAVFVLVGSGVGACVATDPMGPGRALEWGHLTVRVRGRRCRCGALGCLEAYAGAEALVARWREAGGNPPAGADEETALAALRTAADALDTTAVAVLEETAEYLGAGVSDLINLFQPERILVGGWAGLQLGDAFLDQVRAHARAYALHHPAARVTIGLGTLGPEAVTIGAAILPLADFFAHGGRRAEPETPESEAPGTQPAWRTTLRERTAH from the coding sequence GTGCGAGCGACAAGTGGCCGCACAGTTCGCGACCTGCGACGCGAGAACCGCACCACGGTGCTGCGGCGACTCTACTTCGACGGTCCCATGAGCCGCTTCGCGCTCGGACCGGCCACCGGTCTGAGCTCCGGCTCGGTGAGCAACGTGGTCGCCGAACTGGCCGCCGAGGGCCTGGTCGAGGAGGCCGGCAGCGTCGACTCGGCGGGCGGGCGGCCCCGTACGCTGCTCCGGATCAGTCCCGGCAGCGGCTGCATGATCGGCGTGGACGTCGGCGAAACCCGGGTCAGGATCGAGCTGTTCGACCTCACCCTCACCGAACTCGCCCGCACCGAACGCCCGTTGGCCGTCGACGCCGCCGAGCCGCCCGCGCGGTACGAGGTCGGGGTGGTCGTCGGCCACATCCGCGACGGCATCGCCGAGGTCCTTGACACCGCCGGCGTCGCCCCGGAGCGGCTGCTCGGCGTCGGGGTCGGCGTCCCGGGGATCGTCGCGCACGGCGGTCCCGAGGGCGCCGTCGTGCACGGCCAGACCATCGGCTGGGACGCCGTCCCGCTGGAGCGCCTGCTGCGCGAGACCGGTGCCCTGCCCGCCACCGTCCCGTACCGGATCGACAACGGCGCCCGCACCATGGGTCAGGCCGAGCTCTGGTTCGGCGCCGGGCGCGGCGCCCGCAGCGCGGTCTTCGTGCTCGTCGGCTCGGGCGTCGGCGCCTGCGTGGCCACCGACCCGATGGGGCCCGGCCGCGCCCTGGAGTGGGGCCATCTGACGGTACGGGTCCGGGGGCGCCGCTGCCGCTGCGGCGCGCTCGGCTGCCTGGAGGCGTACGCGGGCGCAGAGGCCCTCGTCGCCCGCTGGCGCGAGGCGGGCGGCAACCCGCCGGCCGGCGCCGACGAGGAGACGGCCCTGGCCGCCCTCCGCACCGCCGCCGACGCCCTCGACACCACGGCGGTCGCCGTCCTGGAGGAGACCGCCGAGTACCTCGGCGCGGGCGTCTCCGACCTGATCAACCTCTTCCAGCCGGAACGCATCCTGGTCGGCGGCTGGGCCGGCCTCCAGCTCGGCGACGCCTTCCTCGACCAGGTCCGCGCCCACGCCCGCGCCTACGCGCTCCACCACCCCGCCGCCCGCGTCACCATCGGCCTCGGCACCCTGGGCCCGGAGGCCGTCACGATCGGCGCCGCGATCCTCCCCCTCGCCGACTTCTTCGCCCACGGCGGCCGCCGCGCCGAACCGGAAACCCCGGAGTCGGAAGCCCCCGGGACCCAGCCGGCCTGGCGGACGACCCTGCGGGAACGGACGGCGCACTGA
- a CDS encoding adenosylcobinamide amidohydrolase: protein MLVWAPGPGTRMVSSAVLGGGIGERGWVLNAQVPPGYGRLDPVAHLRALAADAGLDGPGVGLMTAAPVAERCHAADDGAEAVVTAGIGVRGWAAVPDDGALAAPRRPGTINILVSLPVPLTDAALVNAVATATEAKTQALVELGADASGTPTDAVCVACPSPRADDGREPEAFAGPRSLWGARLARAVHRAAREACAAALARPDGDGRTDRVPVYG, encoded by the coding sequence ATGCTCGTGTGGGCGCCCGGGCCGGGGACCCGGATGGTGTCGAGCGCCGTGCTGGGCGGGGGCATCGGGGAGCGGGGCTGGGTGCTGAACGCACAGGTGCCGCCGGGGTACGGGCGGCTCGACCCGGTCGCCCATCTGCGGGCGCTGGCCGCGGACGCCGGGCTCGACGGGCCGGGCGTGGGCCTGATGACGGCGGCTCCGGTGGCCGAGCGCTGCCACGCGGCGGACGACGGCGCCGAGGCCGTGGTCACGGCCGGCATCGGCGTACGGGGCTGGGCGGCCGTCCCCGACGACGGCGCCCTCGCCGCGCCGCGCCGCCCCGGCACCATCAACATCCTCGTCTCGCTGCCGGTGCCGCTCACCGACGCCGCCCTCGTCAACGCCGTGGCCACCGCCACCGAGGCCAAGACGCAGGCCCTGGTGGAACTGGGCGCGGACGCCTCCGGCACGCCCACCGACGCCGTGTGCGTGGCCTGCCCCTCCCCTCGCGCGGACGACGGGCGGGAACCGGAGGCCTTCGCCGGGCCGCGCTCCCTGTGGGGCGCGCGGCTCGCCCGCGCGGTGCACCGGGCAGCCCGGGAGGCCTGCGCGGCAGCCCTTGCGCGCCCCGACGGAGACGGCCGGACGGATCGCGTCCCCGTGTACGGCTGA
- a CDS encoding Rieske (2Fe-2S) protein: MSGVARRTVVAAAGGAGLTAALAACGGGDSGDKNGSGGSGGSDVHEENAPLATTGDIPVGGGKVFADKGVVVTQPKQGEFKAYSSRCTHQGCAVGSVADGVIVCPCHQSRFDVNDGSVKQGPATKPLEPMPIEVAGEVIRLA, from the coding sequence ATGAGCGGTGTGGCGCGCAGGACGGTCGTCGCGGCGGCGGGCGGAGCGGGTCTGACGGCGGCCCTCGCCGCCTGCGGCGGCGGCGACAGCGGCGACAAGAACGGCTCGGGCGGCTCCGGCGGCTCGGACGTGCACGAGGAGAACGCGCCGCTCGCGACGACCGGCGACATCCCGGTGGGCGGCGGGAAGGTGTTCGCCGACAAGGGCGTGGTCGTCACCCAGCCCAAGCAGGGCGAGTTCAAGGCCTATTCGTCCCGTTGCACCCACCAGGGCTGCGCCGTGGGCAGCGTGGCGGACGGCGTGATCGTCTGCCCCTGCCACCAGAGCCGTTTCGACGTCAACGACGGCAGTGTGAAGCAGGGACCGGCGACGAAGCCCCTGGAGCCGATGCCGATCGAGGTGGCCGGGGAGGTGATCAGGCTCGCCTGA
- a CDS encoding cysteine hydrolase codes for MGEGNRRREPLREQLREQLREQLAPDGAVLLTVECQQGVVGGDSALPELAAAARSSGALHNVARLVAAAHEADVQVLHAVAERRPDGRGANHNARLFRAAARLPVQQHTGSAAVRIAAPIEVAEQDLVVRRLHGLSPIAGTDVDPLLRNLGCRTLVVTGVSANVAIPNAVFDAVNLGYTVVVPADAIAGVPADYTPAMIRNTLALVATIATTDDVLGCWKAPRRASRAHGDGGVRRA; via the coding sequence ATGGGCGAGGGGAATCGGCGCAGGGAACCGCTGAGGGAACAGCTCAGGGAACAGCTCAGGGAACAGCTCGCACCGGACGGGGCCGTGCTGCTCACCGTCGAGTGCCAGCAGGGCGTCGTGGGCGGGGACAGTGCCCTGCCCGAACTCGCCGCCGCGGCCCGCTCGTCGGGCGCCCTGCACAACGTCGCCCGGCTGGTCGCGGCCGCCCACGAGGCCGATGTGCAGGTCCTGCACGCCGTCGCCGAACGGCGCCCCGACGGGCGCGGCGCCAACCACAACGCGCGCCTGTTCCGCGCCGCCGCCCGGCTGCCCGTACAGCAGCACACCGGCAGCGCCGCCGTACGGATCGCCGCACCGATCGAGGTGGCCGAGCAGGACCTGGTGGTGCGGCGGCTGCACGGCCTCTCGCCGATCGCCGGCACCGACGTCGACCCGCTCCTTCGCAACCTCGGCTGCCGCACCCTGGTCGTCACCGGCGTCTCCGCCAACGTCGCCATTCCCAACGCCGTGTTCGACGCCGTGAACCTCGGCTACACCGTGGTGGTACCGGCCGACGCCATCGCGGGCGTGCCGGCCGACTACACCCCCGCGATGATCCGCAACACCCTCGCCCTGGTCGCCACCATCGCCACCACCGACGACGTGCTCGGCTGCTGGAAGGCGCCCAGGCGGGCGTCCCGGGCCCACGGGGACGGCGGGGTCAGGCGAGCCTGA
- a CDS encoding pyridoxamine 5'-phosphate oxidase family protein: MSVAQRRGRRIMMTPAELDTFLSEQRTCRVATVSADGRPHVSALWFAWDGTSLWLYSLTRSRRWAELRSRPQVAVVADDGVEYGELRGVELSGTVEFVGEAPRTGEPCPELDAVERLFAAKNFGLDAMPHDGRHAWLRLTPDAVASWDFRKI; encoded by the coding sequence ATGAGCGTCGCACAGCGCCGCGGACGCCGGATCATGATGACTCCGGCCGAGCTCGACACCTTCCTCTCCGAACAGCGCACCTGCCGGGTCGCGACCGTGTCGGCCGACGGCCGCCCGCACGTCAGCGCGCTCTGGTTCGCCTGGGACGGCACCTCGCTCTGGCTCTACTCGCTGACCCGCAGCCGCCGTTGGGCCGAGCTGCGGTCCCGGCCGCAGGTCGCGGTGGTGGCCGACGACGGGGTGGAGTACGGGGAGCTGCGCGGCGTGGAGCTCTCGGGCACCGTGGAGTTCGTCGGCGAGGCGCCGCGCACGGGTGAGCCGTGCCCCGAACTCGACGCCGTCGAGCGCCTCTTCGCCGCGAAGAACTTCGGCCTCGACGCGATGCCGCACGACGGCCGCCACGCCTGGCTGCGGCTCACCCCGGACGCCGTCGCGTCCTGGGACTTCCGCAAGATCTGA